The genome window CACCGGTATTTGATGTCTGGGTTTTAGAACTCCATCAGCCCCTTATTACCATAGACGGCATAAAAGGCAAGATTATGAGATCTAAATCACTTTATCAGGTCAATGTGCTCGAAAAGTGCTATAATCTTAAAGCGGTTGTCTATTACAATGCTGCCAATGTTGAGGTAGCAAGGTTCAGCTACGATCTCTCTCTCATGAATGAAAATAACCGCTTCTCTTTCCCCGTTTATGATGATTCAGTCATAGATAAGGTAATTCGCCTGATTTTTATACCAACCGCCGGACAATAGTCCATGAAACACTACCACCGTCACCTTTTTGTGCAGGAATCACCCATTGAAGGGAAAGGTCTTTATTGTGCTGCATCAGTATTAGAAGACGAAATCATCATGAAAATAGAGGGGGAAATCATCTCCGGTGATGAATGTGAACGCCGTGAAAATGAAGAGGACAATGTATATATCTTCTGGAACGGGGATGAATATGTTGACGTTAAACATACTGATGATATTAAATACATCAATCATAACTGCGATCCGAACTGCTATGTTGACGCGGATGCAAATGGCAACTTGCTTCTTGTGGCTGCAAGAGACATAAATCCGGGTGAAGAACTGACCATTGATTACGGTTACGATGAAATTTATGATATCTGTTCATGTGACGTCTGTTCAGCGGAAGAAAGCAGCGATGAGGAGGAGACCGGCGAATCAGATTCTATACCCGGAGCAACAGCAGTTAAAAGCAGTGAGAATGATGATGCTGAGAAGTGTTAACATGATTCAGAAGACTGCGGCTGCAAAGGGCGCAGCAAAGTAGAGGACACGTTCTGAGTGAAGGTACGGGGCTCAATCATGGAGATAACGGACATTGCAGAGAACAGGGACCCAAAGAAGTACTACGCGACTGGGGGTAAAAGAAAGAAAACACCGCCATCATACCGTGGATGATAACGTTTAAAATTCTCTTATCAGGGATTAAGATATTTTAACAGCGTATCGTAAATCTCATTTACCGGCATCTGTTTCCCCGTCCAGAGCTCAAATGATTTTGCTCCCTGGGCAACCAGCATTTTAATTCCGCCTACCGTAATTGCTCCCTGACTTTCGGCCATCTGCAGAAATTGCGTATTCACCGGATTATATACCATATCAAACACGATCTGATTATCAGTAAACCCTGCCGCACTGCTCACCGGTGAATCTTCCGTCAGCGGGGTCATTCCCAGCGTTGTGGTATTGATGATCAGTTTGCAGCTTTTCATGATATTATCAGTGGTAACCGGTTCCTGTTCATGCGCGACAATTCCGTCATAATGCATCTGCTGCTTAAAGTGAAGCGCAATCTGCTCTGCACGCTGAATCGTTCTGTTTACGATATGAATAACCGAAGGACGGTAATGACGGATAAGTGTATATACGGCAGAACGGCTTGCTCCGCCCGCGCCGAAAATCATGACCGGACTTCCGGTAATCTCTTCACGATAGGTATCAAGTACGTAATGAACCCCGAACGCATCGGTGTTATATCCGTGCAGAGTTCCTCCGTCATTCACCACACAGTTTACCGCGCCGATAATTACCGCTTCCTCTGAAACCGTGTCCAGCAGAGAAAATATTGCTTCTTTGTGGGGTACCGTTACGTTAAAGCCTTTAAATCCGAGCACTTTAAGACCGGCAATACCTTCACTCAGATCCGCGTGTGATATATCAAACGGGAGATAAAGATAATCAAGATCAAGCAGCTGGGATGCAACATTGTGCATCATGGGGGAAAAAGTGTGTTTTATCGGGTGACCGATAAGACCAAGAAGTTCTGTGTGCGTGTGCAGTGCGTTTTTCATAAATAACGGTGTTACTGCGGAAAACTATTCCTCATCTCTTACCGCAAGTCCGTAAAACCATGAGAACCAAAGATCAGGATATCTTTCACGGATGATATTATCAGGTTCCCCTTTTACTTTTGTTTCATACTTACGAAGATAGTTCACTCCCCGCTTAAAATTACCGAGAAGAATTTCA of Ignavibacteriales bacterium contains these proteins:
- a CDS encoding shikimate dehydrogenase — protein: MKNALHTHTELLGLIGHPIKHTFSPMMHNVASQLLDLDYLYLPFDISHADLSEGIAGLKVLGFKGFNVTVPHKEAIFSLLDTVSEEAVIIGAVNCVVNDGGTLHGYNTDAFGVHYVLDTYREEITGSPVMIFGAGGASRSAVYTLIRHYRPSVIHIVNRTIQRAEQIALHFKQQMHYDGIVAHEQEPVTTDNIMKSCKLIINTTTLGMTPLTEDSPVSSAAGFTDNQIVFDMVYNPVNTQFLQMAESQGAITVGGIKMLVAQGAKSFELWTGKQMPVNEIYDTLLKYLNP
- a CDS encoding SET domain-containing protein, which produces MKHYHRHLFVQESPIEGKGLYCAASVLEDEIIMKIEGEIISGDECERRENEEDNVYIFWNGDEYVDVKHTDDIKYINHNCDPNCYVDADANGNLLLVAARDINPGEELTIDYGYDEIYDICSCDVCSAEESSDEEETGESDSIPGATAVKSSENDDAEKC